The Tamandua tetradactyla isolate mTamTet1 chromosome 23, mTamTet1.pri, whole genome shotgun sequence genome includes a window with the following:
- the LOC143667021 gene encoding small ribosomal subunit protein eS4, X isoform: MARGPKKHLKRVAAPKHWMLDKLTGVFAPRPSTGPHKLRECLPLIIFLRNRLKYALTGDEVKKICMQRFIKIDGKVRTDITYPAGFMDVISIDKTGENFRLIYDTKGRFAVHRITPEEAKYKLCKVRKIFVGTKGIPHLVTHDARTIRYPDPHIKVNDTIQIDLETGKITDFIKFDTGNLCMVTGGANLGRIGVITNRERHPGSFDVVHVKDANGNSFATRLSNIFVIGKGNKPWISLPRGKGIRLTIAEERDKRLAAKQSSG; this comes from the coding sequence ATGGCTCGTGGTCCAAAGAAGCATTTGAAGCGTGTAGCAGCTCCAAAGCATTGGATGCTGGACAAACTGACGGGTGTGTTTGCTCCTCGTCCATCCACTGGCCCCCATAAACTGAGAGAGTGTCTCCCTCTCATcattttcttaagaaacagaCTTAAGTACGCCCTAACAGGAGATGAAGTAAAGAAAATCTGTATGCAGCGGTTCATAAAGATTGATGGCAAGGTCCGAACTGATATAACTTATCCTGCTGGCTTTATGGATGTCATCAGCATTGACAAGACAGGAGAGAATTTCCGTCTGATCTATGATACCAAGGGTCGTTTTGCTGTTCATCGTATTACACCTGAGGAGGCCAAGTACAAGTTGTGCAAAGTGAGGAAGATCTTTGTAGGCACAAAAGGAATCCCACATCTGGTGACCCACGATGCTCGTACCATCCGCTACCCTGATCCCCACATCAAGGTGAATGACACCATTCAAATTGATTTGGAGACAGGCAAGATTACCGATTTCATAAAGTTTGATACTGGTAACCTGTGTATGGTTACTGGAGGTGCTAATCTGGGAAGAATTGGTGTGATCACCAACAGAGAGAGACATCCTGGTTCTTTTGATGTGGTTCACGTGAAAGATGCCAACGGCAACAGCTTTGCCACCCGGCTTTCCAACATTTTTGTTATTGGCAAAGGCAACAAGCCGTGGATTTCTCTTCCACGAGGAAAAGGTATCCGCCTCACAATTGCTGAAGAGAGAGACAAGAGGCTGGCAGCAAAACAGAGCAGTGGGTGA
- the MBLAC1 gene encoding metallo-beta-lactamase domain-containing protein 1 has protein sequence MSSLVWTEPLRGDPPLLVPGDPYSVVVLLRGYAEPEGGNGAMRADGSVTLVLPQAWGPASSHREPPSGHGGAMTSLEEAARGPILVDTGGPWAREALLGALAGQGVAPGDVTLVVGTHGHSDHIGNLGLFPGAALLVLHDFCLPGGLYLPHGLGEECPLRLGPGLEVWATPGHGGQRDVSLVVAGTALGTVVVAGDVFEREGDEDSWQALSEDPVAQERSRKRVLGAADVVVPGHGAPFRVVREASQPETKGPGNSRENPAVED, from the coding sequence ATGAGCAGCCTCGTGTGGACCGAGCCGTTGCGCGGCGACCCCCCTCTGCTGGTGCCTGGCGACCCCTACTCCGTGGTGGTTCTGCTGCGGGGCTACGCGGAGCCCGAGGGAGGCAACGGCGCGATGCGCGCGGATGGCTCCGTGACCCTGGTCCTGCCCCAGGCCTGGGGCCCGGCCTCCAGCCACCGAGAGCCCCCGTCCGGGCACGGCGGGGCGATGACCTCCCTGGAGGAGGCGGCCCGTGGCCCCATCCTCGTGGACACTGGGGGCCCCTGGGCTCGGGAGGCGCTGCTGGGGGCCCTGGCGGGGCAGGGCGTGGCCCCGGGGGACGTGACTCTGGTGGTGGGGACCCACGGGCACTCGGATCACATCGGGAACCTGGGGCTCTTCCCGGGAGCGGCTCTGTTGGTCTTGCACGACTTCTGCCTCCCAGGGGGCCTCTACCTTCCCCACGGGCTGGGGGAGGAGTGTCCCCTGCGGCTGGGGCCGGGGCTCGAGGTGTGGGCCACGCCGGGCCATGGAGGCCAGCGGGACGTGAGCTTGGTGGTGGCGGGTACGGCCTTGGGCACCGTGGTGGTGGCGGGCGACGTGTTTGAGCGCGAAGGGGACGAGGACTCCTGGCAGGCGCTGAGCGAGGATCCGGTGGCCCAGGAGCGGAGCCGGAAGAGGGTCCTAGGCGCTGCCGacgtggtggtgcctggtcacgGGGCCCCTTTTAGGGTGGTCAGGGAAGCCTCGCAGCCAGAGACAAAAGGTCCGGGGAACAGCCGGGAGAATCCCGCTGTCGAAGACTAG